The proteins below are encoded in one region of Helianthus annuus cultivar XRQ/B chromosome 2, HanXRQr2.0-SUNRISE, whole genome shotgun sequence:
- the LOC110902032 gene encoding uncharacterized protein LOC110902032 — MGFESMKCFNIRNIPAGLGYWLLLNYDHKTNELNVGNRKIEITPSKVHDVLGVPKGEISVYEKPKLTKRDAIREQWKSQFITACITIKHVTEKLKSYRRGGILFKLNFLVVFNSIMGETTKSATINQKFLGSINNEADIPNMDWCSYIIACLKRTKEGWSGIEPYNGPFTVLAVLYAHERQLKRSPENAVTPALQYVTTDFLVDLERSLYDNGPCSNDDIKKEDPLTPNVEDHVQSLGPEAQGQTVEGQTAIDQNAKVPDVTSVQTDPVLNLKAPNGPRGSQSLSGLSANIGHCNRLEPSKDKKIGNNMGKTKKRGWRNTNTCIPKK, encoded by the exons ATGGGCTTTGAATCTATGAAGTGCTTTAACATACGCAACATACCAGCTGGTTTAGGGTATTGGTTGTTGCTCAACTATGATCATAAAACAAACGAGTTAAACGTTGGCAACCGTAAAATTGAAATCACACCCTCAAAGGTTCATGATGTTCTTGGAGTGCCTAAGGGGGAAATTAGCGTCTATGAAAAGCCGAAGCTGACAAAAAGAGATGCTATTAGAGAACAATGGAAGAGCCAGTTCATTACTGCTTGTATAACTATTAAACATGTGACTGAAAAGCTTAAGTCATATCGACGAGGCGGGATACTTTTTAAGCTTAACTTCCTTGTTGTCTTCAACTCTATTATGGGTGAGACAACTAAGAGTGCAACCATTAATCAAAAGTTTCTCGGGTCAATCAATAATGAAGCCGACATACCGAACATGGATTGGTGTAGTTATATCATAGCTTGCTTGAAGAGAACTAAAGAGGGATGGAGTGGTATAGAGCCCTATAACGGCCCGTTCACCGTTCTTGCG GTGTTATACGCACACGAACGACAACTGAAACGTAGTCCTGAAAATGCAGTAACTCCAGCGTTACAATATGTTACCACTGATTTCTTGGTTGATCTTGAGCGGTCCTTGTATGACAACGGACCGTGTTCGAATGATGACATTAAAAAGGAGGATCCGTTAACTCCAAATGTTGAAGATCACGTTCAGTCACTAGGTCCTGAAGCTCAAGGTCAAACTGTTGAAGGTCAAACTGCTATTGACCAAAATGCTAAGGTACCTGATGTAACTTCTGTTCAAACAGATCCGGTATTGAACCTAAAGGCACCCAATGGCCCACGAGGGTCTCAATCACTGTCTGGATTATCAGCTAATATAGGACATTGTAACCGGCTAGAACCGTCTAAAGACAAGAAG ATTGGTAATAATATGGGCAAGACAAAGAAACGTGGTTGGAGAAACACAAACACTTGCATACCAAAGAAGTAA